The DNA sequence TAGCACTGTCACCTTAAGTTTGTCCTCAGAGCTTCCTGTGGTGGTTGAGTACAAGATAGCAGAGATGGGCTACATAAGATTCTACTTGGCTCCCAAGATTGAGGAGGATGAGGAAGAGATGAAGTCCTAAGCCCTGATCTCATTACAAACTGACTTTGATATCGTTCAAAGCTAATCCACAAGACTGGTTTAGTGTATATGCATTCTGTTCCAGGATTTGTTACTCATTGTGTTGGATCTTGTTACTTGATTTCTTATCGTTGTTAATGGTTAGATATTTGCACCTCTTTTTGTGGTTGATTACCAGTTTGCCACTCTAGTAGAGAAATATGTCCAAGTCCCAATTTAGCAGAGTCAGTGATATTTTTGAAGGCCAATTTTGTGAGAAAATTTTCAAGTCAAGTTTCAGATCAATTGAATCATGCATAATTCCATGTAATGCTCTTGTTCTTCGACTTGTTTAGGGTTATTAGAACTTTATAAAGCCTGATAGAGCTTCACTTAACTACGTGCTAAAGTTTGATACTGCGTTCAGCTAATTGCAGATTAGACTATAATTGGATACATATAAAATCTGAATTGCTTAGCGCAGCTCatgtacaaaataaattttataggaTAAGCTATTCCCCTATGTCATGTGTTGAGCAACAGGAGAGACTAATGGGAGCTGCATTAGCTCAAGGAAAATCTGGTGAATAAAAAAACTATGGATATTGTTAAAAATTCTTCCAGAGCATATATTGCTTGATCACCTAGCTCTTCCTCAATTCTAAGATACAGAGGAACAGTTTAGCTATATTAGTATAGTCTAAACATGTTATCAATAAGAAACTGAGAAGGTATCAGGCTCATGGATGTGAACTAAGCAACATAAATTGGAGCAAGTCAGTGTCCACCCTTCGACCATACTTAATGGAAGGGCAAACAAACAAAGGACAAAAATACTTCTCCCACTGTCCCCCACTAAGTGTCCATTTTTTACTCGGTaagagttttaagaaatgtaaaataaaagtgggCTGAAGAAATTAGTggacatttttaaatatttgttttataatgaaatatgagtatgATGAGCTAATAGAATGTGAATGGACACTTATTGGGAGACAGGGGGAATAGATCTTAACCTGATTATACTTGTACTCTTTCCCCATGACAAGGCGCTCCTCCCTTAATTTAGGCAGTAGCAAGACCAACAGCTATATCAGCTAAGAAAGAATCTTCACTTTTCCCACAACTTGAGAAATCACCACTCCCTAATTAGCGAACTTGACTGCTTCAATGGCGTTAGTTACAGTTCCCACCTGGTTGACTGAACTTGTAGTGAGAGcagtaagagcatccacaatccTGGCCCAGATTCAGGCTCCAAGTCCCCTCCACGTAGTGATAGcagtaagagcatccacaaccCTGGCCCGGATTCAAGCCCTAAGtcccctccacgtcatcattcccACAACTATTAAATTGTACTATTCACAACTACAACATATGTTACTTGTAAAATATAAtacgttgaacaattaaaatcgtgaaaattcattgttcagtcgaaaaattaaaattacaaatcctagaaaaagaaaattacaaatcctagaaaataaaaatacaagtcataaaaaaataaaaataaataaataaactacttattttgaatttgtgcgCAAAGGTAAGCGATCATCTCATGGTGCAACTCGAGCTCGAACTCCGATATTGTCGAGGTGTCCCTCGATGTCACTCCGTCAACTGGCCCATCCGCAAGGTAATACTCATATCCGACATAGAGTCGGATATCTTATCCAGAGAAGGATTGGGCGGCGGCAGCGGCATAGTGGGGTAGCTCCTAGTAGTTGCCTTCCCCTTCGCTTTCTTCTTTGCCGCTTTTGTTCCCATCGGACGGCTTTGAGTACCAAGGGATGAGAGGAAGACGTTGTCGTCTGTCACGTTGAGATCGATTGCCATACCTCCTTCACTTGAAGAGTAGTTTCCGGCGGTGGAAACTTTGGTTCTCTTCGGCGTCCCACTTGCCACCGGTTCTGTCCCACCGGTGTACTTCGGGCTCTTCTCGACAATCATCCAAACGTCGAAGTACTTGAACTGCTTCTTTCGTTGCTTCTTCCAGTCAAAGAAAAACTTCGCCCTAACCTTCTCCACGAGGTCCATATCGCTGTGCCCGCTCGGCCACATCTGGACTACGTTAGTCCACTTGTCATTCCACTTGTTCATCTCCTTCTGGACCCGACCCCAATGCTTGCGTAGCTTCACGTAGCTACGCTCGAACGACCCTCTAGGTCGACCAACGTTGTACTTCTGGGCAATCCGCTCCCAGAACACTTTGCCACTCTACTGGTTGACGATGATAGGATCCTCGGAGACGTCAACTAAGTTCTTGGCCAGCCACAATGTCTCCTGGCGATGGTATTACCATGTTGGAAGCCATCCCGGACTAGGCGTTGCATTTGGGTTGGGTGATGCCGGCACGTACCAGTTGTTGGCGTTGATGAACTCGTTCATCTGTCGTTCGTCGCTGTTAAACCACTCCATAGCAGACACaacaaatattgaaataagagGATTGAAATGGAGAAAGTGTTggaagaatgttgaagaaatggagtataaataggaaaaaaaattgaaaaaaataaaaaataaaaaattggggGTTGCGATCTGGCCCGAAACACCTCCAACGCCGGGCCGGGACTCGCCAACGCCAGCCCGGGCACGACTAACGCTGGGACGGGACGGACCCAGGCCGCGATTTTCTCCCCTCCAACATTCGGTGACGCGGGCCAGGACCCAAGCGCGGTCCAGCCCGCTGCATTATAGATGCTCTAAGGAACACATTGTCATagaatataaatgtataataattaagtagtgattaattaaaatcaacatCATTGACAACCCTTGATAACATAGATATAATTCTCCATCTGCATCATCAGATTTCTATTTCAACTGAGCTAATAACTTCTTTTCGAAAAGAAAATCTCAAAAGTAAAGGCATAACTTCCCTCTTCATGCTCTAAAGTGCTTCATATGTTCATCTTTTGCTTATAGTGAAAATGCAGACAAGAATTTAACTTTAAAAGTTGAATAACAACAATTTTcgtattattatttattagaaGTCTGTCTCATGTGCGACCCTCTGAATTCGTTTTGGATATGACATCAACAAGTCATCGCCTACAACCTGACATGAAAAGCCACTCCAGATGTAGAGGATCTTCAAAGTGTGATGACACCCTACAGTAACCAACCTTATCAAATGGATCTCCAATTGACACAATAGGGTAGGTTGAGTGAGAACCATTATATGTAACATGATAGAAGCCTACTTAGACTGCCAACACAGCTACAGTAAAAAACATAAGATAACTACGTTCAGATCTGCAGATGATACCAAATGAGGAAACTTGCCTGGATATATCAGGAGCCAAACCACAAACAAGCAGGATTAGAAGTTGCA is a window from the Salvia hispanica cultivar TCC Black 2014 chromosome 1, UniMelb_Shisp_WGS_1.0, whole genome shotgun sequence genome containing:
- the LOC125194989 gene encoding uncharacterized protein LOC125194989, whose product is MASNMSGKVFWERIAQKYNVGRPRGSFERSYVKLRKHWGRVQKEMNKWNDKWTNVVQMWPSGHSDMDLVEKVRAKFFFDWKKQRKKQFKYFDVWMIVEKSPKYTGGTEPVASGTPKRTKVSTAGNYSSSEGGMAIDLNVTDDNVFLSSLGTQSRPMGTKAAKKKAKGKATTRSYPTMPLPPPNPSLDKISDSMSDMSITLRMGQLTE